A single region of the Psychrobacter alimentarius genome encodes:
- a CDS encoding ABC transporter ATP-binding protein, whose amino-acid sequence MIEPSSIQDASTKKVLVKTNNVAVFTKSGLSLVEPISLTLHQGQNVTILGETGSGKSLLAQAIMGALPNELMVQGDVLIEEQLLSKSQLREYWGRRMAMLPQEPSRSLNPTMTVLDQVWESLYFVAKKDNTHSKQSAKEKIEHLGLTASADYYPHELSGGMAQRASFAIATSGGAYIVIADEPTKGLDEANKQAVIMLLKNVAKDGGTLLTITHDIDVARSLSHGANDRMMVMKKGKLLEQGSGEQVLNHPISDYAKQLIAAAPHNWDRKDKTTALDQPLLSVQDLSLTRGKRVLFEGLNFSLKQSEMLGIIGGSGIGKSSLGDALCGLLKPASGSISWQHKPKRHQVLKLYQDPPAAFASHVPLKILLNDVIKKHRLDASRVPELLEKLKLDKRILERNALNVSGGELQRVAILRALLFNPVLLFADEVTSRLDPITQKETLDLLVAQCQAQHCTLVMVSHDHHIMRHYCHQVIDLEDFAKS is encoded by the coding sequence ATGATAGAACCATCATCAATACAAGACGCATCAACAAAAAAAGTCTTGGTAAAAACCAATAACGTAGCGGTGTTTACCAAATCAGGTCTGAGTTTGGTTGAGCCGATCAGTTTGACGTTGCATCAGGGTCAAAACGTCACGATCTTGGGCGAGACAGGATCGGGGAAAAGCTTGTTGGCACAGGCTATTATGGGCGCGCTACCCAATGAATTAATGGTTCAAGGTGATGTTTTGATCGAAGAACAATTGCTGAGCAAGTCGCAGTTACGCGAATATTGGGGACGCCGCATGGCGATGCTGCCACAAGAGCCAAGCCGCTCACTCAATCCCACCATGACCGTGCTCGATCAAGTGTGGGAAAGCCTGTATTTTGTGGCGAAAAAAGACAATACGCATAGCAAACAATCGGCAAAAGAAAAAATCGAGCATTTGGGATTAACAGCATCTGCGGATTATTACCCACATGAGCTATCAGGCGGTATGGCTCAGCGCGCCTCTTTTGCAATTGCCACCTCGGGTGGTGCCTATATCGTCATCGCCGATGAACCTACTAAAGGCTTGGATGAAGCCAATAAACAAGCAGTCATCATGCTACTGAAAAATGTCGCTAAAGATGGAGGAACATTATTAACGATTACTCATGACATTGATGTGGCAAGATCCTTAAGTCATGGTGCCAATGATCGTATGATGGTCATGAAAAAAGGAAAATTGCTGGAGCAAGGCAGTGGCGAGCAAGTGCTCAATCATCCAATATCCGACTACGCCAAACAGCTAATCGCCGCCGCGCCGCATAACTGGGATCGCAAAGACAAGACGACCGCTCTAGATCAGCCCTTGCTGAGTGTCCAAGACTTGAGTTTGACTCGTGGTAAGCGCGTTTTATTTGAAGGGCTAAATTTTAGTCTGAAACAATCTGAGATGTTAGGTATCATTGGTGGCAGCGGCATTGGTAAAAGCTCACTAGGGGATGCGCTCTGCGGCCTGCTTAAACCAGCTAGCGGTTCAATCTCATGGCAACATAAACCCAAGCGCCATCAAGTACTCAAGCTGTATCAAGATCCACCTGCTGCTTTTGCCTCACATGTACCACTGAAAATCTTGCTTAATGATGTCATCAAAAAGCACCGGTTAGATGCCAGCCGCGTGCCTGAGTTATTAGAAAAGTTAAAACTGGATAAACGGATTCTTGAACGTAACGCGCTCAATGTCTCAGGTGGAGAGTTGCAAAGGGTAGCTATTTTGCGCGCACTACTTTTCAACCCTGTCTTGCTATTTGCTGATGAGGTCACCTCTAGACTCGATCCCATTACTCAAAAAGAAACGCTTGATCTGCTGGTGGCACAGTGTCAAGCGCAGCATTGTACGCTGGTGATGGTCAGTCACGATCATCACATCATGCGCCATTACTGCCATCAAGTGATCGATTTGGAGGATTTTGCCAAGTCGTAA
- a CDS encoding basic amino acid/polyamine antiporter has product MQNGQKIGLTMLTAIVFSSMVGAGIFSLPQNMAEVAGVDAIITAWLITGVGILFLAGCFLHLSRLKPELDGGIYTYAKTGFGDLAGFFSAWGYWLCATIGVVGYLVVAFAALGSFVDTPDSIVFGEGNTLWALIGESAILWLVHYLVLRGVKQAAFINLLATLAKSLPLIAFIVFAYYAFDVQTFTADRAGETLNVPFMEQVKGTMLITLWVFTGIEGAIVLSQRAKKRSDIGRATYIGVIFALVLYIAITLLSLGVMSRMDVAALSNPSMAGIMAQMTGSVGKWVISIGLIVSVLASYLSWILYSAEVPFTAAKYNAFPRIFTKQNEQGTPTASLMLTSLTVQFCLLMIFWTGEGYNTLVIISTSMILIPYFLVGAYLVKVSFAQSERWSIKAIGLGASVYGVWLIYAAGVENLLLSLLLYIPGLAIFYYSRYQSRQRKLNSLN; this is encoded by the coding sequence ATGCAAAACGGACAAAAAATTGGGTTAACCATGCTCACTGCCATCGTGTTCAGCTCGATGGTTGGTGCAGGCATTTTTAGCTTGCCACAAAACATGGCGGAAGTCGCCGGTGTGGATGCCATCATCACTGCGTGGCTCATCACAGGCGTGGGTATTTTGTTCCTCGCAGGCTGCTTTTTGCATTTATCACGTCTCAAGCCTGAGCTGGACGGCGGCATCTATACCTATGCCAAAACAGGGTTTGGTGATTTGGCCGGCTTCTTCTCAGCATGGGGTTATTGGCTGTGCGCTACCATTGGCGTGGTGGGTTATCTGGTGGTGGCTTTTGCCGCATTGGGTAGCTTTGTAGATACACCCGATAGTATTGTGTTCGGTGAAGGCAATACACTATGGGCGCTTATAGGTGAATCTGCCATATTATGGCTGGTACACTATTTGGTATTGCGCGGTGTCAAGCAAGCGGCATTTATCAACCTTCTGGCAACCTTAGCCAAAAGCTTGCCACTCATTGCCTTTATTGTGTTTGCCTACTACGCTTTTGATGTGCAAACTTTCACGGCTGACCGTGCAGGCGAGACTTTGAACGTACCTTTTATGGAGCAGGTCAAAGGGACGATGCTGATCACCCTTTGGGTGTTTACAGGTATAGAAGGTGCGATTGTCTTATCACAGCGTGCAAAGAAGCGCTCTGATATCGGTCGCGCCACCTATATCGGCGTGATTTTTGCTTTAGTGTTGTATATTGCTATCACCTTGCTCTCGCTTGGGGTAATGAGCCGCATGGATGTGGCGGCTCTAAGCAATCCTTCGATGGCTGGCATTATGGCACAGATGACGGGCAGTGTGGGCAAATGGGTCATTAGTATTGGACTCATTGTCTCGGTGCTGGCGTCTTATTTGAGCTGGATTCTCTACTCGGCTGAAGTGCCATTTACCGCAGCGAAGTATAATGCGTTTCCGCGTATCTTTACTAAGCAAAACGAGCAAGGAACACCCACTGCCTCACTGATGCTCACCAGTTTGACCGTTCAATTTTGCTTATTGATGATTTTTTGGACGGGCGAAGGGTATAACACCTTGGTGATTATCTCCACCTCTATGATTCTTATCCCTTATTTTTTGGTAGGGGCGTATTTGGTCAAAGTCTCGTTTGCCCAGTCAGAGCGCTGGAGTATCAAGGCCATCGGTCTTGGAGCAAGTGTCTATGGTGTCTGGCTGATTTATGCAGCAGGCGTTGAAAATCTACTGTTGTCCCTGCTGCTATATATACCTGGTTTGGCGATTTTTTATTATAGCCGCTATCAGTCTCGGCAGCGTAAACTCAACTCTCTGAACTAA
- a CDS encoding homocysteine S-methyltransferase family protein — MTILDGGMGRELAKRGAPFRQPEWSALAMIEAPDVVRDVHRAFIQSGAGVITTNSYALVPFHIGDERFVNQAQDLATSAGEMARAAVELEGTDTKVAGSIPPLFGSYRADLFDAEHVEDIATPLIKGLAPHVDFWLAETQSLIAEAVAIRELLTTLDTNNKPLWVSFTLEDSEHLDVPRLRSGETVEEAVATLADLNVEAILFNCCQPEVIDQALDVAQSILQDKGASQIQLGAYANAFPPQPKDATANDGLDEVRDDLTPPAYLTWAQKWQTQGASLIGGCCGIGPEHIQELSQHFTDTSTK, encoded by the coding sequence ATCACAATTCTTGACGGCGGTATGGGGCGAGAATTGGCAAAACGCGGTGCACCATTCCGTCAACCAGAATGGTCAGCGCTCGCTATGATAGAAGCACCCGACGTCGTCCGTGATGTACACCGTGCATTTATCCAAAGTGGCGCCGGAGTCATCACCACCAATAGCTATGCGCTCGTACCGTTTCATATTGGCGATGAACGTTTTGTCAATCAAGCTCAGGATCTGGCCACCTCAGCAGGCGAGATGGCGCGTGCGGCAGTCGAACTTGAAGGCACAGATACTAAGGTAGCTGGCTCTATCCCGCCACTATTCGGCTCATACCGTGCCGACTTGTTTGATGCGGAGCACGTAGAAGATATCGCAACCCCGCTTATCAAAGGTCTGGCTCCTCATGTAGACTTTTGGCTGGCCGAAACCCAAAGCTTGATTGCTGAAGCGGTGGCTATTCGAGAGTTACTCACCACGTTAGATACAAACAATAAGCCACTTTGGGTGTCATTTACGCTGGAGGACAGTGAGCATCTTGATGTACCACGCTTGCGCTCAGGCGAAACGGTAGAAGAAGCCGTCGCCACTCTAGCAGATCTCAATGTAGAAGCGATCTTGTTTAACTGCTGTCAGCCAGAAGTAATCGACCAAGCACTTGATGTGGCGCAAAGCATTTTGCAGGACAAAGGTGCTTCGCAGATCCAACTTGGTGCTTATGCCAATGCCTTCCCGCCGCAGCCAAAAGACGCCACTGCCAACGATGGCCTAGATGAAGTACGTGATGACTTAACGCCACCCGCCTATCTGACATGGGCACAAAAATGGCAAACCCAAGGCGCATCACTGATTGGCGGCTGCTGCGGTATTGGTCCTGAGCATATTCAGGAATTAAGTCAGCATTTTACAGATACTTCGACAAAATAG
- a CDS encoding 2,3-butanediol dehydrogenase yields the protein MKAARFYDKGDIRIEDIPEPTVEPGTVGIDVAWCGICGTDLHEFMEGPIFIPPCGHPHPISGESAPITMGHEFSGVVYEVGEGVDDIEVGQHVVVEPYIIADDVSTAEGENYHLSKNMNFIGLGGRGGGLSEKIAVKRRWVHPISNDIPLDQAALIEPLSVGYHAFVRSGAQAGDVALVGGGGPIGLLLASVLKAKGLTVILTELSAKRKDKARESGVADYILDPTEVDLKEEVMKITDNRGADVAFECTSVNAVLDSLVELTKPAGVVVIVSIWSHPASINVHSVVMKELDIRGTIGYVNNHKDTIKLVEDGLVDLEPFITQRIKLDDLISEGFETLIHNNESAVKIIVNPNL from the coding sequence ATGAAAGCGGCACGTTTTTATGACAAAGGTGACATCCGTATCGAAGATATCCCAGAACCTACCGTTGAGCCGGGTACTGTGGGTATCGACGTGGCATGGTGCGGTATTTGCGGCACGGATTTGCATGAGTTTATGGAAGGCCCTATCTTTATTCCGCCGTGTGGTCATCCGCATCCTATCTCGGGAGAGTCTGCGCCCATCACAATGGGGCACGAGTTCTCAGGAGTAGTATATGAAGTCGGTGAAGGCGTTGATGATATTGAAGTTGGGCAACATGTGGTAGTTGAGCCATATATCATTGCTGATGATGTTTCTACCGCCGAAGGAGAGAACTATCATTTATCAAAAAACATGAATTTTATTGGTTTGGGTGGACGCGGCGGCGGCTTATCTGAAAAAATCGCGGTCAAACGTCGCTGGGTACATCCTATCTCAAATGATATTCCCTTGGACCAAGCAGCTCTTATTGAGCCATTATCTGTCGGCTATCATGCCTTTGTCCGTAGTGGTGCGCAGGCGGGTGATGTGGCACTGGTCGGCGGCGGTGGCCCCATTGGTCTGTTACTGGCTTCGGTATTAAAAGCCAAAGGTTTGACCGTCATCTTGACTGAGCTGAGCGCCAAGCGTAAAGACAAAGCCCGCGAAAGTGGGGTTGCCGATTATATCTTAGACCCTACCGAAGTCGATTTAAAAGAAGAGGTGATGAAAATCACGGACAATCGCGGCGCGGACGTGGCGTTTGAATGTACCAGTGTCAACGCGGTGCTCGACTCATTGGTTGAGCTGACCAAACCTGCTGGCGTGGTAGTGATTGTCTCTATTTGGAGTCATCCAGCCTCCATCAACGTCCATAGCGTAGTGATGAAAGAGCTAGATATTCGCGGCACCATCGGCTATGTGAACAACCATAAAGACACCATCAAGCTGGTCGAAGATGGTTTGGTTGATCTTGAGCCATTTATTACTCAGCGCATCAAGTTGGATGATTTGATTTCAGAAGGCTTTGAAACGCTGATTCACAACAATGAGTCTGCGGTAAAAATCATCGTGAATCCAAATCTATAA
- a CDS encoding phosphatase PAP2 family protein: MIALIEQYPQLISLGIVLILTMALLWLIQHLMIRYGKRLLGFISRSELWLRRHIVRLPLMVRLQDKYPATFGFIAQRFSRGHFSGLILTVLTLLNIYILALFAGLVEDIVEADSIVTTDLFVSQHMSVLQDSSIVPAFIFVTSLGSTPITCLIILLTAILCTAIRQPYILVGLLISTIGSTTFTFLSKMAFQRSRPIDILLMEHTYSFPSGHATISIALYGFLAYMAIRFSTHFVRQVRILSLTILLCLLIGLSRIVLNEHYLSDIMGGFLVGILWLTIAISMTEWLTARGKINWRIIWSASQRYMVWFSVIAVLIATFIYANMYQFPLLG; the protein is encoded by the coding sequence ATGATTGCTCTTATTGAACAATACCCTCAGCTAATCAGCTTGGGTATTGTGCTTATTTTAACGATGGCATTGTTATGGCTGATACAGCATCTCATGATTCGCTATGGTAAGCGCCTATTAGGATTCATATCGCGCAGTGAGCTTTGGTTGCGCAGACATATCGTGCGCCTGCCATTGATGGTACGTCTACAGGACAAATATCCAGCAACGTTTGGATTTATCGCACAGCGCTTTTCCCGTGGTCACTTTTCGGGCTTGATACTCACCGTTTTGACACTTTTAAATATATATATTTTGGCGCTGTTTGCAGGCTTGGTCGAAGATATCGTGGAGGCGGACTCTATTGTGACCACCGATCTGTTTGTGTCGCAGCATATGAGCGTGCTACAAGACTCAAGCATCGTGCCTGCATTTATTTTTGTCACGAGCTTAGGCTCTACGCCAATCACTTGCTTAATCATCCTACTGACCGCAATCCTCTGCACGGCGATACGCCAGCCTTATATTTTGGTCGGTCTGCTAATCTCAACCATCGGCAGTACCACTTTTACGTTTTTGAGCAAGATGGCTTTTCAGCGGTCGCGACCGATCGATATTTTGCTGATGGAACATACTTACTCTTTTCCCAGCGGTCATGCGACCATCAGTATTGCGCTGTATGGGTTTTTGGCTTATATGGCGATTCGCTTTAGCACTCACTTCGTCCGCCAAGTGCGAATATTATCGCTCACTATTTTATTGTGTTTGCTTATTGGACTGAGCCGAATTGTATTAAATGAGCATTATCTCAGCGATATCATGGGTGGATTTTTGGTGGGTATATTATGGCTGACGATTGCCATTAGTATGACAGAGTGGCTGACCGCCCGAGGTAAAATCAACTGGCGCATCATATGGTCAGCGTCTCAGCGATATATGGTGTGGTTCAGTGTTATCGCAGTCCTTATCGCTACGTTTATTTATGCCAATATGTATCAGTTTCCGCTGCTTGGGTAG
- the ampC gene encoding class C beta-lactamase, whose protein sequence is MKISSQKPLTSLVFSLLAATLFISETAQAACSDACLKSKVDEQAKQLMVSHNIPGMAFGVIIDGKSHFYNYGLADTQRNKPVSEDTIFELGSVSKTFTATLASYAELNGTLALNDTADKYIPYLKNSAIGNTKLINLGTYSAGGLPLQVPESIEDHKTLMRYYKSWQPEFPVNSTRLYSNASIGLFGYIAALSMDTDYTELMENKVLPSLSMSNTFVNVPADKMGNYAFGYNKSDEPIRVNPGMLDAEAYGIKSTSADMTRYLAMNMGLLPLDNQIQQALDNNRKGYYRTSSFTQGLAWEMYPLPTTLATLLEGNSTDTILKPQPIQVNEPPAPVRDDVWVNKTGSTNGFGAYIAYVPAKKTGIVILANKNYPNTERVKAAYTILESAIGQ, encoded by the coding sequence ATGAAAATATCATCTCAAAAACCTCTAACCAGTCTAGTATTTAGTCTACTGGCTGCAACATTATTCATCTCTGAAACGGCTCAAGCAGCATGCTCTGATGCGTGTTTAAAGAGTAAAGTTGATGAGCAAGCCAAACAGTTGATGGTGTCGCATAATATCCCAGGCATGGCGTTTGGCGTAATCATTGATGGCAAATCACACTTTTATAACTATGGGTTGGCCGATACACAGCGCAATAAGCCTGTATCAGAGGACACTATCTTTGAATTGGGTTCGGTGAGTAAAACCTTTACTGCTACACTTGCCAGCTATGCCGAGTTAAACGGCACATTGGCGCTAAATGATACAGCAGACAAATATATTCCTTACCTAAAAAACAGCGCGATTGGCAACACAAAACTCATCAATTTAGGAACCTATAGTGCCGGTGGGTTACCGCTACAAGTACCTGAGAGTATCGAAGACCATAAAACGTTAATGCGATACTACAAGTCTTGGCAACCTGAGTTTCCTGTCAATTCCACCCGTTTGTATTCTAATGCCAGTATCGGATTGTTTGGGTATATAGCTGCGCTGAGTATGGACACGGACTACACTGAACTAATGGAAAACAAAGTATTGCCTTCACTAAGTATGAGCAATACTTTTGTGAATGTGCCTGCTGATAAGATGGGCAATTACGCGTTTGGCTATAATAAGTCAGATGAGCCAATCAGGGTCAATCCCGGTATGCTGGATGCAGAAGCGTACGGTATCAAATCGACCAGTGCCGATATGACACGGTATCTGGCTATGAATATGGGGCTACTGCCTCTGGACAATCAGATACAGCAAGCACTAGATAACAACAGAAAGGGTTACTATCGTACCAGCTCGTTCACACAAGGGCTTGCGTGGGAGATGTATCCTCTACCGACCACATTGGCAACGCTTTTGGAAGGCAATTCAACAGACACTATTTTAAAACCTCAGCCCATCCAAGTGAATGAGCCACCAGCGCCTGTACGCGATGATGTATGGGTCAATAAAACAGGATCGACAAATGGATTTGGCGCTTATATTGCATATGTACCTGCGAAAAAAACAGGCATCGTCATTTTAGCCAACAAGAACTATCCGAATACAGAACGAGTCAAAGCAGCGTATACGATTTTAGAAAGTGCCATTGGTCAATGA
- a CDS encoding manganese efflux pump MntP, translated as MSWTLYSTEKIKMNPIALLLLAFSMSTDAFSVAISKGASLKNPRFTEALRMGLIFGSIEAVTPIIGWLIGRSATTFIDASFIEAWDHWVAFVILAGLGLHMLYAGLKPSDEEQEAPSQHSFFKLALTAFGTSIDAMAIGVSLAFIEVNIFLAAGLIGLATAIMVTLGVMLGKALGSLIGHKAEAFGGVMLVVIGAWILISHL; from the coding sequence ATGTCGTGGACTCTATACTCGACCGAGAAAATCAAAATGAACCCTATCGCTCTTCTTTTACTTGCTTTTTCTATGTCTACTGATGCCTTTTCTGTGGCCATTAGTAAAGGAGCAAGTCTCAAAAACCCACGTTTTACCGAAGCTTTGAGAATGGGCCTTATTTTTGGCTCCATTGAAGCTGTCACGCCTATTATTGGCTGGTTGATTGGTCGTTCTGCCACTACTTTTATAGATGCGTCTTTTATTGAGGCGTGGGATCATTGGGTAGCCTTCGTCATTCTGGCAGGCTTGGGATTGCATATGTTGTATGCAGGACTGAAACCTAGTGATGAAGAACAAGAAGCACCATCACAGCATTCTTTTTTTAAACTGGCGCTCACAGCCTTTGGCACTAGTATTGATGCAATGGCCATTGGTGTCAGCTTGGCATTTATTGAAGTCAATATTTTCTTGGCAGCAGGTTTGATCGGTTTGGCGACTGCCATCATGGTCACGTTAGGTGTGATGCTAGGTAAGGCGCTTGGTTCACTGATTGGTCATAAAGCCGAAGCATTTGGCGGTGTCATGTTGGTTGTCATCGGGGCATGGATACTGATAAGCCATCTTTAA
- a CDS encoding DUF3817 domain-containing protein, whose translation MIMGYLEGTSFLLLLGIAMPLKYMMDIPEAVTYVGMAHGMLFVAYIVVLIATAMRIKMPIWAIPAGVIGSFLPFGPFIFDYVLKKHLKQARV comes from the coding sequence ATGATTATGGGCTATCTAGAAGGGACTTCTTTTTTATTACTGCTAGGCATCGCCATGCCTTTGAAATACATGATGGACATTCCAGAGGCTGTGACATATGTCGGTATGGCACACGGTATGTTATTTGTGGCTTATATCGTTGTACTAATTGCGACTGCAATGAGAATAAAAATGCCTATTTGGGCCATACCTGCAGGCGTTATTGGCTCGTTCTTGCCATTTGGACCATTTATATTTGACTACGTACTCAAAAAGCACTTAAAGCAAGCACGAGTTTAA
- the modA gene encoding molybdate ABC transporter substrate-binding protein translates to MIKPLVVTTACVAFMLTACTKEQNTNSVVSDTNNAIEQQETIRIAAAANLSDVLPEIIAGYKADKNLTNQEIEVTYASSGKLYAQITSGAPYDIFLAANQAFPDKLVKEKSNSALSSDKAMSQPFTYTQGQLALYSVNKSLDGFDPTSLNDLLTTRANTKVTIANPALAPYGESAKSYLQSQNLYNTLTEQKRLIQAENIGQAFQYAHTGSVDYGFVAQSQLTAIKATPDQFYTLPPESYPPILQDGIVISDSSIAIDFSNYLRSSAGQQYFSNAGYLAIE, encoded by the coding sequence ATGATCAAACCCCTAGTTGTCACAACAGCCTGTGTAGCATTCATGCTAACGGCATGCACCAAAGAACAAAATACCAATTCTGTAGTATCGGATACCAATAATGCTATCGAACAGCAAGAGACAATCCGCATCGCAGCGGCAGCCAATCTGTCAGATGTATTGCCCGAGATCATTGCAGGATATAAAGCCGACAAAAACCTGACCAATCAGGAGATTGAAGTTACCTACGCTTCTTCAGGTAAGCTATATGCTCAGATTACCTCTGGCGCCCCTTATGATATATTTTTGGCAGCAAACCAAGCGTTTCCTGATAAACTTGTCAAAGAAAAATCGAATAGCGCGTTGTCTAGTGACAAGGCTATGTCACAACCCTTCACTTATACCCAAGGTCAGCTGGCACTTTATAGCGTTAATAAGTCTTTAGATGGGTTTGATCCGACAAGCCTAAACGACTTACTGACGACTAGAGCAAACACAAAAGTCACTATTGCCAATCCAGCACTTGCACCTTATGGCGAATCGGCAAAATCTTATTTGCAATCGCAAAACCTCTACAACACGCTCACTGAACAAAAACGCCTTATACAAGCTGAAAATATTGGGCAGGCATTTCAGTATGCTCATACAGGCAGTGTCGATTATGGGTTTGTTGCCCAGTCACAGCTGACCGCAATCAAAGCGACGCCCGACCAGTTTTATACTCTACCGCCGGAATCATACCCGCCTATTCTGCAAGACGGTATAGTTATCAGTGATTCATCTATAGCGATCGATTTCTCAAATTATTTACGCTCAAGTGCTGGACAGCAGTACTTTTCTAACGCAGGATATCTCGCTATAGAATAG